From a single Anaerolineaceae bacterium oral taxon 439 genomic region:
- a CDS encoding 30S ribosomal protein S20, with amino-acid sequence MANIKSQKKRNKQNEARRLRNRLVRGPMRSALAKARVAVAQSSEDAEALVFNAVRALDRAVQKGVLHKNNAARKKSRLVKKLAAKA; translated from the coding sequence ATGGCTAATATTAAGTCACAGAAGAAGCGAAATAAGCAAAATGAAGCCCGCCGATTGCGCAACCGTCTGGTTCGCGGTCCGATGCGTTCGGCGTTGGCGAAGGCCCGCGTTGCCGTGGCGCAGTCGAGCGAAGACGCTGAAGCGCTGGTTTTCAACGCCGTTCGTGCGTTGGATCGAGCCGTTCAGAAGGGCGTTCTGCATAAGAACAACGCTGCTCGGAAGAAGAGCCGGCTGGTTAAAAAGTTGGCCGCTAAGGCGTAA
- a CDS encoding arginine--tRNA ligase, whose amino-acid sequence MFEKEQQELANQVQILSAKAGVPLGAIQWSWIPFSGNWGLSTSFFQPVAVAAKARGEKTNIGQKAQEIAAQVASELSLPIGFERAEAIKGYLNVYFSSKAYARRVIDIVLEEGAAFGRAPRRGRRTMVEFAQPNTHKSFHVGHLRNVILGNVVCNLIDAGGDDVVRTTYLGDIGLHVIKWMWCYLKYHAGEKPTGDITRWMGDLYTEASQRAESEPGADGEIRELFARWDRRDPEIVALWKETRQWSVDGFEEIFKTLGVGFDHYYFESDVEDSGKVVVDELIERGIADDERPENAVVVKLDEKYGTKDKYRVLVVLRSDGTSLYATKDLALAIQKFAEFKLDRSVYVIDVRQSLYLTQVFKTLELMGYSWTKDCYHLSYEIVNLPGNVTMSSRDGTVVFLNDLLAEAKARALEIVREKNDALSEAEKVRVAELVALGALKYSMVSRDNTKIVTFDWASALDFNGQAAPYIQYAAVRANSILKRTEAPFPESAPLTYDLSEVEIELIDLMTRLPKEILRSANEMKPLYVASLAFDLAKTFNEFYRVCPVMKAKGSVRDFRLRLTAAARQAIVNSLAVLGIETPDVM is encoded by the coding sequence ATGTTTGAGAAAGAACAGCAGGAATTAGCAAATCAGGTTCAGATCCTGAGCGCCAAGGCGGGCGTTCCGCTTGGGGCGATTCAATGGTCCTGGATTCCGTTCAGTGGGAATTGGGGCTTGTCGACTTCATTCTTCCAGCCGGTCGCGGTCGCGGCGAAGGCGCGGGGCGAGAAAACGAATATCGGTCAGAAAGCGCAGGAAATCGCGGCGCAGGTCGCTTCGGAGCTGAGTCTTCCGATCGGATTCGAACGCGCGGAGGCGATAAAGGGTTATCTGAACGTGTATTTTTCTTCGAAAGCGTATGCGCGCCGCGTTATTGATATTGTTCTTGAAGAGGGCGCCGCCTTCGGACGGGCGCCGAGGCGTGGACGGCGGACGATGGTTGAATTCGCGCAGCCGAATACGCATAAATCTTTCCACGTCGGGCATCTGCGCAACGTCATTTTGGGTAACGTTGTCTGTAACCTGATCGACGCCGGGGGCGACGACGTTGTTCGTACGACATATTTAGGCGATATCGGGCTGCATGTGATCAAATGGATGTGGTGTTATCTGAAATATCATGCCGGGGAAAAGCCGACGGGCGATATTACCCGCTGGATGGGCGATTTATATACGGAAGCGTCGCAGCGCGCCGAAAGCGAACCCGGCGCGGACGGCGAGATTCGCGAGCTTTTCGCCCGCTGGGACCGGCGCGATCCGGAGATTGTCGCGCTTTGGAAAGAAACGCGGCAATGGAGCGTCGACGGCTTTGAGGAAATCTTCAAGACATTGGGCGTTGGTTTTGATCATTATTATTTTGAAAGCGACGTTGAAGATTCCGGGAAGGTTGTGGTCGACGAGCTGATCGAACGGGGAATCGCGGACGACGAACGCCCGGAAAACGCGGTCGTCGTCAAGCTGGATGAAAAATATGGGACGAAGGACAAGTATCGCGTTTTAGTCGTTTTACGTTCGGACGGGACGTCGCTTTACGCGACGAAGGATCTGGCGCTGGCGATTCAGAAATTCGCTGAGTTCAAGCTCGATCGGTCGGTCTACGTTATCGACGTCCGCCAATCGCTCTACCTGACGCAGGTTTTCAAGACGCTTGAGCTGATGGGGTATTCGTGGACGAAGGACTGCTATCATTTATCATATGAAATCGTCAATCTGCCCGGAAACGTGACGATGTCGTCCCGGGACGGGACGGTCGTTTTCCTGAACGATCTTCTGGCTGAGGCGAAAGCGCGGGCGCTGGAAATTGTCCGGGAGAAGAATGATGCGCTGAGCGAAGCGGAAAAGGTTCGTGTTGCGGAGCTGGTCGCGCTGGGAGCGCTGAAATACTCGATGGTCTCCCGTGATAATACGAAGATCGTCACGTTTGACTGGGCTTCCGCGCTTGACTTTAACGGTCAGGCCGCGCCGTATATCCAATATGCCGCCGTGCGCGCGAATAGTATTCTGAAGCGGACGGAAGCGCCGTTTCCTGAAAGCGCGCCGCTGACGTACGATTTGAGCGAGGTTGAAATCGAGCTGATCGACCTGATGACGCGGCTGCCGAAAGAGATTCTGCGTTCGGCGAATGAAATGAAGCCGCTGTACGTCGCGTCGCTGGCGTTTGATCTGGCGAAAACGTTTAACGAGTTTTATCGTGTTTGTCCGGTTATGAAGGCGAAGGGATCCGTGCGCGATTTTCGACTGCGGTTAACCGCCGCCGCGCGTCAGGCGATTGTCAACAGTCTGGCCGTGCTGGGGATCGAGACGCCGGATGTGATGTAG
- a CDS encoding ribokinase: protein MSIVCSGSVAYDYLMRFPGRFKDHILPEHLANVSLSFLVDDMTKLRGGIAPNISYSFALLGQKPILFAAVGEDFADYRQWLTEHGVDCAFARVIPGKYTASFFANTDLSNAQIASFYSGAMANSGDIKLSELDPADVELFIISPSDPVAMIGYAKQAKELGIPYAFDPSQQIIRMNKEQLREGIVGAKFLFCNEYEFELLKKHSEWSEAEILSQTEITVITLGEEGSRIIANGTEFLAPIYPAKRIADPTGVGDAYRSGFLTGYYKGFPLEICGKMGALVSTYVLEQVGTQTHSFTIDEFKTRFRERWDDQGALDAL, encoded by the coding sequence GCGCTTTCCCGGTCGCTTCAAAGATCATATCCTTCCGGAGCATCTGGCAAATGTCAGTCTGTCGTTTCTCGTGGACGACATGACCAAGCTTCGCGGCGGCATCGCCCCGAATATCAGTTACTCGTTTGCGCTCCTGGGCCAGAAGCCAATCCTGTTCGCCGCGGTCGGCGAAGACTTCGCCGACTATCGGCAATGGCTGACAGAGCATGGCGTCGACTGCGCGTTCGCTCGCGTTATTCCGGGAAAATACACCGCCAGCTTCTTCGCCAATACCGACCTCTCGAACGCCCAGATCGCGTCGTTCTACTCTGGCGCGATGGCCAATTCCGGGGATATCAAGCTTTCGGAGCTGGATCCGGCGGACGTCGAGCTGTTTATTATTTCCCCGTCCGACCCTGTCGCCATGATAGGCTACGCGAAACAGGCTAAGGAGCTGGGAATCCCTTACGCTTTCGACCCATCGCAGCAAATCATCCGCATGAATAAAGAGCAGCTGCGCGAAGGAATTGTCGGCGCGAAATTCCTTTTCTGCAACGAGTATGAGTTTGAACTGCTCAAAAAGCATAGCGAATGGAGCGAGGCAGAAATCCTGAGCCAGACCGAAATTACGGTGATTACGCTCGGGGAAGAAGGATCGCGGATTATCGCGAACGGAACCGAGTTCCTCGCGCCGATTTACCCTGCGAAGAGGATCGCTGATCCGACCGGGGTCGGGGACGCCTACCGCTCCGGATTCCTGACCGGCTACTATAAGGGGTTCCCGCTCGAAATCTGCGGAAAGATGGGCGCGCTCGTCTCGACCTATGTCCTGGAGCAGGTCGGCACGCAGACGCATTCGTTCACAATCGATGAATTCAAGACGCGTTTCCGGGAGCGCTGGGACGATCAGGGCGCGCTGGACGCGCTGTAA